Proteins found in one Solitalea lacus genomic segment:
- a CDS encoding 4Fe-4S dicluster domain-containing protein — MVDLSKIVPLSPIQRRDFIKGALLAGLAGCTPHDPFTNEAKKENVQPSGEMVKLLSTTGEIIEVDKAYLKPTEEIPSISNMAERMGIEGKKFVMVIDLSRCRNLKKCQEACNHAHFVSDFQNWIKVYPMQDAETTAPFWQPTTCMHCDDPPCVKVCPVDATFKRQDGIVGIDADRCIGCRFCMAACPYSVRVFNWDKPIIPQAVKDLPYSIETSCPPKIGTVSKCDFCPDMARKGELPHCVTACPNGVFFFGDIYEDTVTNGSETVRFSELIRDRSGYRLMEELGTKPSVYYLPPVDRLFPFKNEQNS; from the coding sequence ATGGTCGATTTATCCAAAATAGTTCCATTAAGCCCGATTCAGCGGAGAGATTTTATTAAGGGTGCGCTGCTGGCAGGTTTAGCAGGATGTACCCCTCATGATCCTTTTACCAATGAAGCTAAGAAGGAAAACGTACAGCCTTCTGGTGAAATGGTAAAGCTTCTTTCTACCACAGGGGAAATTATCGAAGTTGACAAAGCTTACTTAAAGCCCACCGAGGAAATACCATCCATTTCCAATATGGCAGAAAGAATGGGAATTGAGGGTAAGAAATTTGTGATGGTAATCGACTTATCAAGGTGCCGCAATCTTAAAAAATGTCAGGAGGCCTGTAACCATGCTCACTTTGTGAGTGACTTTCAAAACTGGATCAAAGTGTACCCAATGCAGGATGCTGAAACCACTGCACCTTTTTGGCAACCCACCACCTGTATGCATTGTGATGATCCGCCGTGTGTAAAAGTTTGTCCAGTGGATGCCACATTTAAACGTCAGGATGGAATAGTAGGCATTGATGCGGATCGGTGTATTGGCTGTCGTTTTTGCATGGCAGCTTGTCCATACTCTGTCCGTGTATTCAATTGGGATAAACCCATAATTCCTCAAGCAGTCAAAGATTTGCCATACTCTATAGAAACCAGTTGTCCTCCTAAAATTGGTACCGTATCTAAATGTGATTTCTGTCCGGATATGGCCAGAAAAGGAGAATTACCGCATTGTGTTACAGCTTGCCCCAACGGTGTTTTTTTCTTTGGCGATATATATGAAGACACTGTAACCAATGGATCGGAGACAGTTCGATTCAGTGAGTTAATTCGAGATCGTTCAGGCTATCGATTAATGGAAGAACTGGGTACAAAACCAAGCGTCTATTATTTGCCGCCGGTTGATCGATTGTTCCCATTTAAAAATGAACAAAACTCATGA
- a CDS encoding DUF5777 family beta-barrel protein, giving the protein MKNLNSTIYSKAFRVLFTTAFMLITLPSFAQDDSVKVEDSGNKPVRSTFESTWIIDNQTTFVPQKGTLEFMINHRFGTIYNGVSDLYGMYGAGANIRLGLNYSLCDNIGFGKFKGSVAVGLGSTKTGMVQDINLKYGFLSQTRNGKIPISMAYYFDMGISTEDKTDELPNGNSSDRLSFFHQIIISRKFNDKFSAMVAPSLSHFNVIDPNMQNDHFAVAVAGRYKISPQTSILVNYDQPLTEHTDNNPQFNLSTGIEVATSAHQFQIFISNFPLIVPQYNNVFNQPNSQHKWYQDLYIGFNITRLWSF; this is encoded by the coding sequence ATGAAAAATTTAAATTCTACTATATATAGCAAGGCCTTCCGAGTGCTATTCACAACTGCTTTTATGCTCATAACACTACCATCATTCGCTCAGGATGATTCAGTTAAAGTAGAGGATAGTGGAAATAAACCAGTTCGTTCTACTTTTGAAAGCACTTGGATTATAGATAATCAGACCACATTTGTCCCTCAAAAAGGGACATTGGAGTTCATGATTAACCACCGGTTTGGAACAATTTACAATGGCGTCAGTGATCTCTACGGTATGTACGGAGCAGGCGCCAATATCCGGCTTGGCCTTAATTACTCACTGTGTGATAATATTGGTTTTGGTAAATTCAAAGGCAGTGTTGCCGTTGGACTTGGATCTACCAAAACTGGTATGGTGCAAGACATTAACCTGAAATATGGTTTTCTTAGTCAAACCCGGAATGGGAAAATACCTATAAGTATGGCGTATTATTTTGATATGGGTATTTCAACTGAGGATAAAACAGATGAACTGCCTAATGGTAATTCGTCTGACAGGCTTTCATTCTTTCATCAGATTATTATTTCCCGGAAATTTAATGATAAGTTTTCTGCTATGGTGGCTCCAAGTCTTTCGCACTTCAATGTGATTGATCCGAACATGCAAAATGATCATTTTGCTGTTGCCGTGGCAGGTAGATACAAAATTTCACCACAAACGTCCATACTCGTAAACTATGATCAACCCCTTACAGAACATACCGATAACAATCCCCAGTTTAATTTAAGTACAGGTATAGAGGTGGCTACGAGTGCACACCAGTTCCAAATTTTCATTTCGAACTTTCCTTTAATTGTACCACAATACAATAATGTGTTCAATCAACCTAACTCACAACACAAATGGTATCAGGATTTGTATATCGGGTTCAACATTACCAGGCTGTGGAGCTTTTAA
- a CDS encoding YceI family protein, whose protein sequence is MKKIKITLIALLVLTAGFFAVHCQHDDSETIPVNGPDQPVRGTEMIACTSCNTVPTASNVWYHDKSHSNVEWETQYKTLGSLLTGRFDSFFMASFNFDEANPVNISFEGYVWLNSVNTSEPNRDDGCLLTSFGTANGLTEEAQNKATLKSKPGTGRYSSTDNGFLIDADFTFLGITKTVTVKMFFAPKYDIGTAYAAGFNSTFDIKKADFLPNDTNIGDVVRIKINSLMRNKK, encoded by the coding sequence ATGAAAAAAATTAAAATTACATTAATCGCATTGCTGGTTTTAACTGCGGGCTTTTTTGCCGTACACTGTCAACATGATGACTCAGAAACGATTCCTGTAAATGGACCTGATCAACCTGTTCGTGGTACAGAGATGATAGCCTGTACTAGTTGCAATACTGTACCTACGGCATCTAATGTCTGGTACCATGATAAATCGCACTCCAATGTGGAATGGGAAACGCAGTATAAAACATTAGGATCCCTACTTACAGGCAGGTTTGACTCATTCTTTATGGCCAGTTTTAACTTCGATGAGGCAAATCCTGTTAACATTTCATTTGAAGGCTATGTGTGGTTAAATTCTGTGAACACAAGCGAACCAAATAGAGATGATGGTTGTTTGCTGACATCTTTTGGAACAGCTAACGGACTGACTGAAGAGGCTCAAAATAAGGCAACCCTTAAATCGAAACCAGGCACTGGCAGATATAGTAGCACAGATAACGGATTTTTGATAGACGCTGACTTTACGTTTTTGGGTATAACAAAAACTGTTACAGTTAAAATGTTTTTTGCCCCAAAATATGATATCGGTACTGCATATGCGGCCGGTTTTAATTCAACATTTGATATAAAAAAGGCTGATTTTCTACCCAATGATACTAATATAGGCGATGTTGTTAGGATCAAAATCAATAGCCTGATGAGAAATAAAAAGTAA
- a CDS encoding acyl-CoA desaturase — translation MPILIFFILHWYLSLFAQTFFLHRYAAHQMFTMNKFWEKVFYVLTAIFQGSSYLSPKAYGIMHRLHHAYADTEKDPHSPKYSDNLFDMMWKTKTTYCDILHDKVSIAPKFMKGVPDWPAMDRFADRWLVRVLWGVLYTLFYMQYATAWWMYLLLPIHFLMGPVHGAIINWFAHKFGYVNFKVNDTAKNLLPLDLLMLGESYHNNHHKFGGRANFGVRWFEFDPTYPLILLFNLVGIVKLKKNNDLNYM, via the coding sequence ATGCCTATTCTGATTTTTTTTATTCTCCATTGGTATTTATCATTATTTGCTCAAACCTTCTTTTTGCATCGGTATGCGGCCCATCAAATGTTCACCATGAATAAATTTTGGGAAAAAGTGTTTTATGTGCTCACTGCTATTTTTCAAGGCTCATCCTACCTTAGTCCCAAAGCATATGGTATTATGCATCGCTTGCATCATGCCTATGCCGATACTGAAAAAGACCCACACTCACCCAAATATTCGGATAATCTGTTCGACATGATGTGGAAAACGAAAACCACTTATTGTGATATTCTTCACGATAAAGTTTCTATAGCTCCTAAGTTCATGAAAGGCGTTCCTGATTGGCCGGCAATGGATCGTTTTGCCGATCGCTGGCTCGTTAGAGTATTATGGGGTGTTTTATATACTCTGTTTTACATGCAGTATGCTACAGCCTGGTGGATGTATTTATTACTACCAATTCATTTTTTGATGGGACCTGTACATGGTGCTATTATAAATTGGTTTGCCCATAAGTTTGGTTATGTAAATTTCAAGGTAAATGATACAGCAAAGAACCTGCTTCCTTTAGACTTATTAATGCTGGGTGAAAGCTATCATAATAATCATCACAAGTTTGGCGGTAGGGCCAATTTTGGAGTAAGGTGGTTCGAGTTCGACCCAACTTATCCTTTAATATTGCTTTTTAATCTGGTCGGAATAGTGAAGCTGAAGAAAAATAATGATCTGAATTACATGTGA
- a CDS encoding NRAMP family divalent metal transporter, giving the protein MKKHSNKLLSFWKLLGPGLVTGASDDDPSGIATYSQAGAAYGLSTLWTSIVAFPLMAAIQQMCARIGLVTGHGLTGTLKKHYPRPILYLMLLFSFPAIVMNIGADIAGMGAVGNLLFPAIDATYFSVVFTIILLGLIIYLPYLKIASVLKYLCIVMLVYFIVPFLYEQDLMKIFKATFIPTLKFNKEFIAILVGILGTTISPYLFFWQASVEVEEMQHKKKHLMVNKKIIHDMKEDVDFGMTFSGFVMYFIILTTGTVLFNGGIHQIDTVEQAAMALKPLVGNLAYLLFAIGVIGTGFIAIPVLSGCLSYIFTETFGWKEGLDKKFHEAKAFYVIIAISLIFGLSLNYVGISPIKALIYTAILYGLTAPVLIAIILHISNNKKIMGKNVNGRTSNVLGFTALIIMTVAAAILVYLQLSG; this is encoded by the coding sequence ATGAAAAAGCATTCAAACAAACTCCTTAGTTTCTGGAAACTGCTTGGGCCAGGCCTGGTAACAGGGGCGAGTGACGATGATCCGTCTGGCATTGCAACTTACTCCCAAGCAGGTGCTGCTTACGGACTTTCAACATTATGGACCTCTATTGTTGCTTTTCCACTTATGGCTGCTATTCAACAAATGTGTGCACGTATTGGCTTAGTGACTGGTCATGGTTTAACAGGAACGCTAAAAAAACATTACCCTAGACCGATTTTATATCTAATGCTGCTATTTAGTTTTCCAGCAATTGTAATGAATATAGGTGCTGATATTGCCGGGATGGGTGCTGTAGGAAATCTTTTATTCCCAGCAATTGATGCTACATATTTTAGCGTTGTTTTTACCATTATACTCTTAGGGCTAATCATTTATTTACCCTATCTAAAAATCGCTTCTGTTCTTAAATACTTGTGCATTGTGATGTTGGTCTATTTTATTGTTCCGTTTTTGTATGAACAGGATTTGATGAAAATCTTTAAAGCGACATTCATTCCAACTCTCAAGTTTAACAAAGAATTTATTGCCATTCTTGTTGGCATACTTGGCACCACCATTTCCCCATACCTTTTCTTTTGGCAAGCATCTGTTGAAGTAGAAGAAATGCAGCATAAAAAAAAACATCTGATGGTGAACAAAAAGATAATCCATGACATGAAAGAAGATGTAGATTTTGGAATGACATTCTCAGGCTTTGTTATGTATTTTATTATTCTTACAACTGGAACCGTTTTGTTTAATGGGGGTATTCATCAGATTGATACCGTGGAGCAAGCAGCTATGGCATTAAAACCTTTAGTCGGCAATTTGGCCTATCTTCTTTTTGCCATCGGGGTCATCGGCACAGGATTTATAGCCATACCCGTATTGAGTGGTTGCCTTTCATACATATTTACCGAAACCTTTGGTTGGAAAGAGGGGCTCGACAAAAAATTTCATGAAGCAAAAGCCTTTTATGTCATCATTGCTATTTCTCTGATATTTGGCCTATCCTTGAATTACGTTGGCATTTCGCCTATTAAGGCTTTAATTTATACCGCTATTCTTTATGGATTAACTGCCCCCGTTTTAATTGCGATCATTCTTCATATTTCTAACAACAAAAAAATAATGGGAAAAAATGTAAATGGAAGAACCTCAAACGTACTAGGTTTCACAGCCTTAATTATTATGACTGTAGCAGCTGCGATTTTAGTTTACCTACAGTTGAGTGGATAA
- a CDS encoding group II intron maturase-specific domain-containing protein: MKKVTNCVRRVRSPLLSNIILNELDKELVKRGHKFVRYADDCSIYVQSKKAAQRVAAGIIEYIEKELLLKVNRVKTKISRPSNSYLLGFSFYKTKKGWQIRIGEQPFQRVKEKCKRITQSSNPSPEANKLKKLDEIIRGWVNYFKIANARSKMEKLDEWLRTRLRINTWRRWKRIRTKVSNLIKLEVGKSLAYQWGNTSKGAARVAHSPILLRTLNISYWKKKGYWGFQHYYCQWQADGQPSLF, translated from the coding sequence ATGAAAAAAGTTACCAATTGTGTACGAAGAGTGAGAAGCCCATTGCTTTCCAACATCATTTTAAATGAGCTGGACAAGGAGTTGGTAAAGCGGGGACATAAATTTGTGCGTTATGCCGATGATTGCAGTATCTATGTACAAAGTAAGAAAGCAGCCCAAAGAGTAGCTGCCGGAATCATAGAATACATAGAAAAGGAGCTACTACTAAAGGTAAACAGGGTAAAGACGAAAATCAGCCGACCCTCCAACAGCTACCTGCTTGGCTTCAGCTTTTATAAAACAAAGAAAGGCTGGCAGATTAGAATAGGAGAACAGCCCTTCCAAAGGGTGAAAGAAAAATGTAAAAGGATAACCCAATCAAGTAACCCCAGCCCAGAAGCAAACAAGCTTAAAAAGCTCGATGAAATCATCAGAGGCTGGGTAAACTACTTTAAAATCGCCAATGCGAGAAGTAAAATGGAGAAACTTGATGAATGGTTAAGAACCCGATTGCGAATCAACACCTGGAGGAGATGGAAACGGATACGAACCAAAGTCTCCAACCTAATAAAACTCGAAGTAGGAAAATCATTGGCCTATCAGTGGGGCAACACAAGTAAAGGTGCAGCCAGAGTTGCACACAGCCCCATTTTACTTAGAACGCTGAATATCAGCTACTGGAAAAAGAAAGGCTATTGGGGTTTTCAGCATTATTATTGTCAATGGCAAGCCGATGGGCAACCGTCGTTATTTTAA
- a CDS encoding recombinase family protein encodes MKTAAIYTRVSSDQQKENKTIDSQVDALLEFAKENGYVVPEEYIFKDEGYSGAILVRPGLEKVRDLSAEGQIQAVLVYSPDRLSRNYAYQVVLIDEFHSCGIEVMFVNSPKAETPEEALLLQFQGMIAEYERAMIKERSRRGKRFKAKSGNVSVMSGAPYGYKYIKKTDAAAAYYEINEQEASVVREIYRLYTDDFCSIGAVARALTAKQVPTKKGATIWERSTVWGILRNPAYCGKACFGKTEASPRQKVIKPLRAKGGYSSKNKCTKEKPREEWIELSVPAIVSQATFDIAQERLKSNKLHAQRNTVVLSLVQGMMVCSECGYALYRTATTTSAKNKIYYYRCFGSDDYRFEGGRKCTCKPIRQDYLDRIVWEQIVALLQDPTLIQREVEKRVAETKNTSPLLHQKASFEKQRGKAVQAMDKLLDAYQEGLIPIAQLRKRMPELQKRVNTIEKDLEQLKAHELALDQRLQLLDVASFTNQIDQNLHQLDIKEKKKILRLLVKEIIVGDDLIDIKHSIPLKEAENENNEKSYQLCTKSEKPIAFQHHFK; translated from the coding sequence ATGAAAACTGCAGCCATTTATACGCGAGTATCCTCCGATCAGCAGAAGGAGAATAAAACCATCGACAGCCAGGTAGATGCTTTATTAGAATTTGCCAAAGAAAACGGTTATGTGGTCCCAGAAGAATATATCTTTAAAGATGAGGGTTACAGTGGAGCGATTTTGGTTCGTCCTGGATTGGAAAAAGTGAGAGATCTAAGTGCCGAAGGACAAATACAAGCTGTTTTGGTCTATAGTCCCGATCGTTTGAGCCGGAATTATGCGTATCAGGTGGTTTTAATCGACGAATTTCATTCCTGTGGTATAGAAGTGATGTTTGTTAATTCGCCCAAAGCCGAAACGCCGGAAGAGGCCTTGTTGCTACAGTTTCAGGGGATGATTGCAGAATACGAACGGGCAATGATCAAGGAACGCTCCAGGAGAGGGAAACGGTTTAAAGCTAAATCAGGGAATGTAAGTGTCATGTCTGGTGCCCCTTATGGGTATAAATACATAAAAAAAACAGATGCAGCAGCTGCCTACTACGAAATTAATGAGCAGGAAGCTTCTGTAGTAAGGGAGATATATCGTTTATACACCGATGACTTTTGTAGCATAGGTGCAGTGGCAAGAGCCTTAACTGCCAAGCAGGTTCCTACTAAGAAAGGGGCAACCATATGGGAACGCTCAACCGTTTGGGGCATACTAAGAAACCCGGCCTATTGTGGCAAAGCTTGTTTTGGTAAAACAGAAGCTAGCCCAAGGCAAAAAGTCATAAAGCCATTGAGAGCAAAAGGTGGTTACAGTTCAAAAAATAAATGCACTAAAGAAAAGCCCAGAGAAGAATGGATTGAGTTATCCGTTCCCGCTATTGTGTCACAGGCGACCTTTGATATTGCACAGGAACGATTAAAAAGCAATAAACTTCATGCGCAAAGAAACACAGTTGTCTTATCTCTGGTTCAGGGAATGATGGTTTGTAGCGAATGTGGTTATGCGTTGTATAGGACCGCAACTACAACTTCGGCAAAAAACAAGATCTATTATTATCGTTGCTTTGGCTCAGATGATTATCGGTTCGAAGGTGGCAGAAAGTGTACGTGTAAGCCGATCAGACAGGATTATCTGGACAGGATTGTATGGGAACAGATCGTAGCCTTATTACAAGACCCCACCCTAATTCAACGAGAAGTAGAGAAACGGGTAGCGGAAACTAAAAATACAAGTCCGTTACTTCATCAAAAAGCATCGTTTGAAAAGCAACGGGGAAAGGCAGTTCAAGCAATGGATAAATTACTGGATGCTTACCAGGAAGGCCTAATCCCAATCGCTCAGTTAAGAAAAAGGATGCCAGAGCTTCAGAAAAGGGTTAACACTATAGAGAAAGACCTGGAACAGTTGAAAGCGCATGAGCTGGCTTTAGATCAACGATTGCAGTTGCTGGACGTTGCGAGCTTTACCAACCAAATTGATCAAAACCTGCACCAATTGGATATAAAGGAGAAAAAGAAGATACTCAGACTGCTTGTGAAGGAAATAATTGTAGGGGATGATTTGATAGATATTAAACATTCAATTCCATTAAAAGAGGCTGAAAATGAAAATAATGAAAAAAGTTACCAATTGTGTACGAAGAGTGAGAAGCCCATTGCTTTCCAACATCATTTTAAATGA
- a CDS encoding ribbon-helix-helix protein, CopG family translates to MKRSPNSELAERINQAHALLEQRKPYTNIVEQLMETYGVSQIQAYRYVQQAKAHKEKLTIPERSVVFTVKLPPSLIGRVREFAVSQGTSISKIVRAALEEFLAKKQHYGQKGEDR, encoded by the coding sequence ATGAAAAGATCACCGAATTCGGAATTGGCGGAAAGAATCAATCAGGCGCATGCCTTATTGGAGCAGCGGAAGCCGTATACAAATATTGTAGAGCAGTTGATGGAAACCTATGGTGTGTCCCAAATACAGGCCTATCGTTATGTTCAGCAAGCCAAAGCGCACAAGGAGAAGTTAACCATTCCGGAGCGTTCAGTGGTCTTTACAGTAAAACTTCCGCCCAGTCTGATCGGTCGGGTAAGGGAATTTGCAGTCTCTCAGGGGACTTCAATCAGCAAAATAGTCAGGGCGGCATTGGAAGAGTTTTTAGCAAAAAAACAACACTATGGCCAAAAAGGAGAGGATCGCTAA
- a CDS encoding reverse transcriptase domain-containing protein produces MLERIFDRRNLERALVAVERNQGAAGIDHLQSDELRPYVNAHYQALLKSILQGTYEPQPVRKVEIRKPQGGKRMLGIPCVVDRMLQQAVSQWLIPQYEQEFNENSFGFRPGKNAHKAVMTAQKYLNTGREWIIELDLEKFFDKVNHQQLLGLLSKKIADKRTLKLVSLYLKSGIMEGGVLSPRSEGTPQGSPLALRTHSQTLTLLSDL; encoded by the coding sequence ATGCTAGAGAGAATATTCGACAGAAGAAACCTTGAAAGAGCCCTTGTTGCCGTAGAACGCAACCAAGGGGCAGCGGGTATTGACCATCTGCAGAGCGATGAACTTCGCCCCTATGTAAATGCCCACTATCAAGCCCTACTGAAAAGTATACTCCAAGGCACTTATGAGCCACAACCCGTGCGGAAAGTAGAAATACGCAAACCACAGGGCGGCAAAAGGATGCTAGGAATTCCTTGTGTAGTGGACAGGATGCTGCAACAAGCGGTCTCCCAATGGCTAATTCCGCAATACGAACAGGAATTTAACGAAAACAGCTTTGGTTTCAGGCCTGGTAAGAATGCCCATAAGGCAGTAATGACTGCCCAAAAGTACCTTAACACAGGCCGGGAATGGATAATAGAGCTGGATTTGGAGAAATTCTTCGACAAGGTAAACCACCAGCAACTACTGGGTTTACTAAGTAAGAAGATTGCGGACAAACGGACCCTAAAACTAGTCAGCCTTTACCTGAAAAGCGGCATAATGGAAGGCGGAGTGCTAAGCCCTCGCAGCGAAGGTACCCCTCAAGGTAGCCCGTTAGCTTTACGTACACACTCACAAACATTGACTTTGTTAAGCGACTTGTGA
- a CDS encoding RloB domain-containing protein: MDRWPRKEIDDLHQHCEHEANWSLSISNPCFEVWLHYHVLKTIPANLDSAKKLKANLANLVIGGYNRDKFANLLDTATENTSNMDMHKDHYFPEKFVSKVYQLGDTLLSFLGNNWKAQ, translated from the coding sequence GTGGACCGTTGGCCACGCAAAGAAATTGACGACCTGCATCAACATTGCGAGCACGAAGCAAATTGGTCACTGTCTATAAGCAATCCTTGTTTCGAGGTATGGTTGCACTATCATGTATTAAAGACGATCCCTGCGAACCTGGATTCTGCCAAGAAATTAAAAGCGAACTTGGCAAATTTGGTAATTGGAGGTTACAACAGGGATAAGTTCGCAAATCTTCTTGATACTGCAACAGAGAATACCTCAAATATGGATATGCATAAAGATCATTACTTCCCTGAAAAGTTTGTCAGCAAAGTATATCAACTGGGTGACACACTGCTTTCTTTCCTCGGTAATAATTGGAAAGCGCAGTAG
- a CDS encoding AAA family ATPase produces the protein MLIRFIVENFLSFKEETEFNMLTGDVRRHPNHVYRFANVDLVKSAVIYGANGAGKSNLILAINFLSEIVREGSIDTFDNFAFKLSEDIKPSTLELEFLIDGTGYSYGMTFHNNIIQEEWLYLLNFGKKDDELVFERAVDDQKRTKLTVAPKYLKTQKDRLLMQLYEEDLLEPEVPFISLVKDKKFKEINNAYKWIEKGLVVILPGMQYAGLTYSFINDDDFKLFTNKLICKFDTGIKELDIQNLDFDTYFGEDNKAEKERVLKLIRSGQIERVGDNKNAIAIIEEGKPVIKKVVSYHMAPSGRKVVFELFDESDGTLRLIDFIPVLYMLEKFPVTVMIDEMDQSIHPSLLKEFIGQIQENNNKVGQLIITTHESNLLDLDLFRQDEIWFAEKNKEGATHLYPLSEYNVRPDLDIRKGYLSGRFGAIPFLGDLKKLRFKDYGEE, from the coding sequence ATGTTAATCAGATTTATAGTCGAAAATTTTCTGTCGTTCAAAGAGGAAACAGAATTTAACATGTTGACCGGAGACGTCAGGCGTCATCCTAATCATGTTTACCGTTTTGCAAACGTAGACCTAGTAAAAAGCGCCGTCATCTATGGTGCAAATGGTGCGGGAAAATCAAATTTGATACTGGCCATCAATTTTCTGTCCGAAATAGTGAGAGAAGGATCGATCGATACATTTGATAACTTCGCATTTAAGCTATCTGAGGACATCAAGCCATCCACTCTTGAACTGGAATTTTTGATAGACGGAACCGGCTATTCCTACGGAATGACCTTTCATAATAACATTATACAGGAAGAATGGCTCTATCTACTGAATTTTGGTAAAAAAGACGACGAACTTGTATTCGAAAGAGCAGTTGACGATCAAAAAAGAACAAAGCTGACCGTCGCACCCAAATATCTTAAGACTCAAAAAGACCGCTTACTGATGCAACTCTATGAGGAGGATCTTCTGGAACCTGAGGTACCTTTTATATCTCTGGTCAAGGATAAAAAGTTCAAGGAAATAAATAATGCATACAAATGGATAGAAAAAGGACTGGTTGTTATTTTACCCGGCATGCAGTATGCTGGACTGACCTACAGTTTCATCAATGATGATGATTTTAAGTTATTTACAAATAAGTTGATATGTAAATTCGACACAGGAATAAAAGAGCTTGACATCCAAAACCTTGATTTTGATACATATTTCGGGGAAGATAATAAAGCCGAAAAGGAGCGTGTATTGAAATTGATCAGATCTGGTCAAATAGAGCGTGTTGGAGACAACAAGAACGCGATAGCCATAATCGAGGAAGGAAAGCCTGTCATTAAAAAAGTCGTTTCCTACCACATGGCCCCTTCTGGAAGAAAAGTCGTATTCGAACTTTTCGACGAATCTGATGGGACCTTGAGATTGATCGATTTTATACCCGTATTATATATGCTTGAGAAATTTCCTGTAACCGTCATGATCGATGAGATGGACCAAAGCATACATCCCTCGCTTCTGAAGGAATTTATCGGACAGATACAGGAAAACAATAACAAGGTTGGACAATTAATCATTACTACACATGAGTCCAACCTTCTGGACCTTGACCTATTTAGACAAGACGAAATCTGGTTTGCAGAAAAGAACAAAGAGGGTGCTACACATTTATATCCTCTCAGTGAATACAATGTGCGGCCAGACCTGGATATTAGGAAAGGATATTTATCAGGAAGATTTGGTGCAATACCGTTTTTAGGAGATCTTAAGAAGTTAAGATTTAAGGATTATGGCGAGGAATAA
- a CDS encoding HipA domain-containing protein, producing MANSVNAIQNGLYFQEGIFLGGARPKANILDEDGQPWIAKFPSKNDTIDKASWEYLAYRLAVNAGITMAESRLEHIAGRHQTFFTKRFDRELYERFSHDHDRKE from the coding sequence ATGGCAAATTCAGTAAACGCAATTCAAAACGGTCTGTACTTCCAGGAAGGAATCTTCCTTGGTGGTGCAAGGCCCAAAGCTAATATTCTTGATGAAGATGGACAGCCGTGGATTGCCAAATTTCCTTCAAAGAATGATACAATAGATAAAGCGTCTTGGGAATATTTAGCCTATCGACTGGCTGTTAATGCAGGTATTACCATGGCTGAATCGAGATTAGAGCATATTGCAGGCCGGCATCAAACGTTTTTTACCAAGCGTTTTGATAGAGAATTGTATGAACGCTTCAGCCATGACCATGACCGGAAAGAATGA
- a CDS encoding HipA domain-containing protein, whose amino-acid sequence MSNTDDHLRNHGFILNNDGWRLAPAFDINPSTNKDGLALNIDMDSNALDIQLAKSVEEYFRLGQNEMNNIIDEVHSIVADWKKLATEIGISRSEQALMAPTFSEIST is encoded by the coding sequence ATTTCCAATACGGATGACCATTTGCGGAACCATGGTTTTATTCTTAATAATGATGGTTGGCGATTAGCCCCTGCTTTTGACATTAACCCATCCACGAATAAGGACGGATTGGCATTGAATATCGATATGGACAGCAATGCATTGGATATTCAATTAGCTAAAAGTGTCGAGGAATATTTTAGGTTAGGCCAAAATGAAATGAACAACATTATTGATGAAGTGCACTCAATAGTAGCAGATTGGAAGAAACTGGCAACGGAAATAGGCATATCACGAAGTGAACAAGCATTAATGGCTCCGACGTTTAGTGAAATATCAACTTGA